TTTCCGCATCGTTGCCCGGCACCAGGAAGCAGAGATTGTAGCTACTGGCACCATAGCAAATCATCCGCAGGTTGAACGGGTCGAGGACACCAAACACCTCTTTGCCGACGCCGCACGCTTTTGACAGCTGGTTGCCGATAATCGCCACCAGCGCCAGATCTTCTTCCACTTCTACCCGGCACAGCGACGAGAGTTCAGTCAGCAACGCCTGGGTCAGCAGACTGGCGCTGGTTGAGGTTGAGCCGGTCGTGTCCAGAGTCAGCGCCACGCTCACTTCAGAGGTGGTGATCAGGTCAACCGAGACGTTGTGACGCGCCAGAATATTGAAAAGTTCGGCAAGGAAACCAAACGTATGCAGCATATTAAGGCTGTGCAGCGTTAACAGCGTCTGCTTACGGCGTAAAGCCAGCGCCCGGAACAGCGGCGGGTTGCGGGTTTCGTTGCAGACGCGGGTTCCGCCTGCTGCCGGATCCTTGCTGGAACCGACGAAGACCGGAATACCCCGGCGCACGGCGGGCAGCAGCGTCGCCGGATGCAGCACTTTGGCACCAAACGTCGCCATTTCGGCAGCTTCTTCAAAGGTGATTTCATCAATGCGCTTCGCCGTCGGCACCACGCGCGGATCGGTGGTATAGATGCCTGGCACATCTGTCCAGATATCCACACGCGCCGCATGCAGCGCTTCGCCCAGCAGCGCAGCGGTGTAATCACTGCCGCCACGGCCTAAGGTCGTGGTGCGCCCTTCGCTTTCACTGCCAATGAAACCCTGAGTAATGACCAGCGCCTGCTCAATGCGCGGCTGTAACTGCGCCGTCGCCTGCTCCGCCAGCACCTGGACATCCGGAACGGCCCGGCCAAAATGATCGTCGGTACGCATGACCTTGCGGACATCGAACCACTCCGCGTTAACCTGACGTTCACGCAGAATTTCCACAAACAGCAGTGATGACATCAGCTCGCCGTGGCTGACCAGTTCATCGGTCAGGGCATTCGAGGTGGCCAGTGAGGCGGCTTCGGAGAGCATGCTGATATTGTCGATCATGCGATCGATTTCATCGCGGATCACTTCCGGACGCTGCAGGCGATCAACAATGGCGTACTGGATACGGCGGATATCATCAAGCAGCACAGCGCGCTGAGGAGCCTGCTGGCCTTCAGCCAGCGCAACCAGCAGATTAGTAATGCCCGCCGAGGCGGAGAGCACCACCAGACGCGTGCTGGCATCCTGCAACACCACATCGGCGCTGCGGTTCATCGCTTCAAAATCGGCTACGCTGGTGCCGCCGAATTTTGCCACTATCAGTGTTTGAGACATGTAGAACCTCGTGTCAGGTTATCTTGTTCTCGCCGATGAAAGGGTCGAGAAACATTCTTTCAGCCAGGCACAAGGAAAGAGCAGAAACGGGCGGACAAGATCGGATAGACGAGTCACCCAGAAGCGCCCCACCTTGCGAAACGTCGACTGCAGACGTTTCTGGTGACAACCCAGAGGATTCAGCCCCTGTAGCCGACAGGCAGCACACCGCGTGCTGACCCACCTCGGCGTCGCTCCCCATGATGTGTTTTCACCGGATACGGTTCCTCCAACACACTGCCTGGGCGACGCGCCTCTTCTGGCTTACGCACAGGTGCGCAAGTAGGCGCATAGATCTAGCCTTTTCTGGACCTGCTGTCAATGTCAGCGATGGCCGGAGAGCCGCATCAGAAAACAAATTAACCCGCGCCGCAACGGCTACAGTGCTTAATGGGTTCAGCCCCGGCAATAATCCCTGACACGGCACAACGTTTTGCGCAGACTTTCGCGTCACACTTTGCCGCGCGTGGCCTCTTCGCCGCGTGAGCTGTCCGCGCCAGTGAATGCTGACGATAAACCGCAGCGAGGTGATCGCCTGCCCGCCGGGCACTGACAAAATTTTTCCTTTCAGTTACAACTGTGGTCATACTGAAACGCTAAACGGGCATGATGTGCCTCCGATGGAATGACGGTTCTTAATATCAACAAGAGTGTTGCCATGAAAAATATCAATCCGACACAAACCGCAGCCTGGAAAGCGCTGCAACAGCATTTTGAGCAGATGAAATCAGTAGAAATTGCCGATCTGTTCGCCCAGGATGCCGATCGTTTTGCCAAATTCTCTGCCACCTTTGATGATCAGATGCTGGTGGATTTCTCCAAAAACCGCATCACCCAGGAAACCCTCGATAAGTTACAGGCGCTGGCCAAAGAGACCGACCTCAGCGGTGCTATTAAGTCTATGTTCTCGGGTGAGAAGATTAACCGCACTGAAGATCGTGCGGTGCTGCACGTCGCGCTGCGTAACCGGAGTAACACACCGATTCTGGTGGATGGCAAAGATGTGATGCCTGAAGTCAACGCGGTGCTGGACAAGATGAAAGGCTTCTCCGAACGCATCATAAGCGGCGAATGGAAAGGCTATACCGGTAAAGCGATCACCGACGTGGTGAACATCGGTATCGGCGGCTCCGACCTCGGCCCGTTTATGGTGACTGAAGCGCTGCGCCCGTACAAAAACCATCTGAACATGCATTTCGTCTCCAACGTTGACGGCACCCACATTGCCGAAACGCTGAAAGATCTCAGCCCGGAAACCACCCTGTTCCTGGTCGCATCGAAAACCTTTACCACGCAGGAAACCATGACCAACGCCCATAGCGCGCGCGACTGGTTCCTGAAAACTGCAGGCGATCAGCAGCACGTAGCGAAACACTTTGCTGCGCTGTCGACCAACGCCAAAGCGGTGGGCGAATTCGGTATCGACACCAATAATATGTTCGAATTCTGGGACTGGGTTGGCGGCCGTTATTCACTGTGGTCAGCTATCGGCCTGTCGATCATTCTCTCGATTGGCTTCGAAAACTTTGAGCAGTTGCTGAGTGGCGCACATGCCATGGACCAGCACTTTGCAACCACCCCAGCTGAA
This genomic window from Pantoea sp. Lij88 contains:
- the pgi gene encoding glucose-6-phosphate isomerase, with the protein product MKNINPTQTAAWKALQQHFEQMKSVEIADLFAQDADRFAKFSATFDDQMLVDFSKNRITQETLDKLQALAKETDLSGAIKSMFSGEKINRTEDRAVLHVALRNRSNTPILVDGKDVMPEVNAVLDKMKGFSERIISGEWKGYTGKAITDVVNIGIGGSDLGPFMVTEALRPYKNHLNMHFVSNVDGTHIAETLKDLSPETTLFLVASKTFTTQETMTNAHSARDWFLKTAGDQQHVAKHFAALSTNAKAVGEFGIDTNNMFEFWDWVGGRYSLWSAIGLSIILSIGFENFEQLLSGAHAMDQHFATTPAEQNLPVLLALIGIWYNNFFGAETEAILPYDQYMHRFAAYFQQGNMESNGKYVDRTGHPVDYQTGPIIWGEPGTNGQHAFYQLIHQGTKLVPCDFIAPAITHNALTDHHPKLLSNFFAQTEALAFGKSRDVVEKEFTDAGKSAESVAHIVPFKVFEGNRPTNSILLREITPYSLGALIALYEHKIFTQGAILNIFTFDQWGVELGKQLANRILPELENEDEITTHDSSTNALINRYKAWR
- the lysC gene encoding lysine-sensitive aspartokinase 3, which encodes MSQTLIVAKFGGTSVADFEAMNRSADVVLQDASTRLVVLSASAGITNLLVALAEGQQAPQRAVLLDDIRRIQYAIVDRLQRPEVIRDEIDRMIDNISMLSEAASLATSNALTDELVSHGELMSSLLFVEILRERQVNAEWFDVRKVMRTDDHFGRAVPDVQVLAEQATAQLQPRIEQALVITQGFIGSESEGRTTTLGRGGSDYTAALLGEALHAARVDIWTDVPGIYTTDPRVVPTAKRIDEITFEEAAEMATFGAKVLHPATLLPAVRRGIPVFVGSSKDPAAGGTRVCNETRNPPLFRALALRRKQTLLTLHSLNMLHTFGFLAELFNILARHNVSVDLITTSEVSVALTLDTTGSTSTSASLLTQALLTELSSLCRVEVEEDLALVAIIGNQLSKACGVGKEVFGVLDPFNLRMICYGASSYNLCFLVPGNDAESVVRTLHRNLFE